Within the Bos indicus x Bos taurus breed Angus x Brahman F1 hybrid chromosome 17, Bos_hybrid_MaternalHap_v2.0, whole genome shotgun sequence genome, the region GGAGGCTCACTGGGGGCTCTGTTCTAAGTCTCTTCCTCATTTTGATGACTGCAGTCTCAAGCACTAGGGGCTGCAGTTGCTCTTTGCTGAAATGTGAAAAACCAAAAGAGGGCAAAATCTTGCCACTTCTTGGGTGTTCGTGAGGAGAGTGGATGTGGTTGAGGACTGGCCCAGCTGCTACTCCAGTGAGGTGCGTTTCGGGAGAACTGACTGCACTGAGGACAGAGGTACCCTGTGCTCCTCTATACATCTAGCAAGTGGCCTGGTTCTGCCATGGCTTCCTAATTTCCAGACAGCAACTGAAGCACTTCTTTCCTGGTGCCTTTTTGTGTAATTTGTATTACATACTTTTTATGtatgtgatacatacatacacacacatcacacaacacttaaaaaaaattgcctgCCTTGCTATTATGGCACTGATTGCTCTAATTTTAGGACTAAGATAATCTTGTgttaaagaacaagaaaaattaaTGCCTTTATAtgctactgtgtataaaatggtTCAGTTAGGTTCAATGTACAGTACATTACAGTAGAGGGAGTATGTTGACTTTTCCACTTTTGCTTTATGAGGATGTGTATAATATAGCAAATATTACTGCTCTTGACaaatcacatatattttaaatagatttattaCATGATAAGATTTCCTGCTTGGTGATAGGTGCCTGCTTGGTGATGGATGCTAATGACagcatttaacattttctttaatttgattttttaaaatattacagaatAATACTTCCTTATTGTAACAAGTAAAACACAGTATACAAAGATATAATCTTCCTATTTCTCTGCTTCACCCTATCTCCCTGAGTTAGTAAATGTATCTCAGAGTTTGTTGTATTTCTTACGGTATCTTTTGTTAAGTTcctacaaataaatacaaaaagattACCACATTGTAAAAGGTCtcccatttccaagaaaaaaaaaaagggtactaCAGTATTTATTTCTAAACAACATTTCTCAAACTTGAACATACATCAGACCCCCTGACAGGCTTATTACACCACAGGCTGCTGGCTGCTCCCCAAGAGGTGTTGATTTGGGgcttgagaatttgcatttctaactggTCTGGAGACCACACTTTCAACTACTACTTTATACCTTAGTGTTTTCAAATCTTAACATGTCATAGATATCCACCCAAACTAATAGATAGAACTTCAATTAAttcttttatagctgaataacatTCTATTATGTGAGTGGGTATACcttaatttattcaaatattctgctatggatacacacatatacttggacagtttacatttttttcttttcaaatacagAGAAAACTGCAGTAAAATATCTTTTACTTCTGCTTTTACTTCTGAGTGACTACCGGGTCCTTAAGATAGGATTTCTCAGTCAAgatatttccaaattattttcaaCAACACTTCCCAGACCAGTCAGCATTTTGTAAGACTGTCTGTTTGCCCATATTTTGATACCagtctttaaaattttgtcaatCTAATTGGACAATTATTTTAGTTCTCTTaaaactgaaattagaaataaacttTAATGCATGATGTTTATTAGTTACTTTTGAGGTGCTGAATTAAttgtttttactctttttaataaaagaagtgGACAGGAAACTGCATTTAACATTGAAGTGCTCATCTCTAGCAGATGGGATTTAgggtggtttttattttcttatttgcgATTTTGTCTGTTCCCCAAATTTTCTGCAAAAATTTCTCCAGGTTATCtgtttaaaaagtttataaaaatagcaaaaatgcatttttaaattcataaaatataggACAGTGAAAGTCATAGGTATAAGAGTATGTGCTGGGCATGGACATTATTGTTTCTTAAATCCAAATATTGAATGTTAATCCTACTGTTTTCTTTTCGACCAGCTTGTGTTTgttattttagcatttttaacAGGTGTGCTTTGTTCTTACCCCAATCCAATGGAGGACAAGTGCCCAGGAAACTATACCAACCCATTGAAAGTTCAGACAGTCATAATCCTTGGAAAAGTTATTTTGTGGATTCTGTATTTCCTTCTTGAACGATATATTCAGTATCACCATTGCAAAGTAAGAAACCGAGGCTATAACAAGATCTACCGGTCAACAAGACATCTGAAAAGACTTCCACTGATGATACACTCCACTGGTAAGTTCAGTTGTCTCATTCAGCTCTTTGGCAGCTTGCTTGAGTGGCATAAATGACAGCAGAATAAAgtgttaaatttgattttataatCAAATATATGCTGTTATTTCTGTGAGAGTGATGTGGCCACTAAAATTCATATCACCTTAATgtcttgaaatttttcttgtatttcccTTTGAAATCTGTATTTGTTATatagaggaggaaaaatattTCCTCTCCCCTTATAGGTTTTTAGCTGAGATTCCACCAAAAAAAGACAGGTTaacaggagacaaaaaaaaaccaaacaaacagaagtttaataaCATTATACCTCCTGTATACAAGGGagatgcttccctggtgtctcagtggtaaacaacttgtttaccaatgcaggagatgcaatcaatctttgggttgggaagatcccctggagaaggaaacggcaacccattccagtatgattgcctgggtaatcccatttATAGAagggtctggtgggctatagtccatgggatcacaaaagagtcagacacagttagcaactaaacaacaatatacaaGAGAGAGACCCAAGAGAACTGAGTGACTCAAAAATGGCCTAAGCCACCCACTTTAATAACATCTACAGCTAAAGACCAAAGAAGATGGGAAAGATTGCAGGGGGCAGTATTCTGAGAGGTGACCAGGAAAAGCGCAATAAGCAATGGTAAGGTTGTTAGGCAGATTTCCATTGATTTCTTGCCTTCCCCATGATTAGAGTTTCTAGAGAGTTCGAGTCATTGTggtatttgttattgttcagtccctcagtcgtgtccaactctttgcaaccccatggactgcagcacactaggcttccctgtacttcactgtctcccagagcttgctccaactcatgtccaatgagtcagtgatgccatccaaccatctcgtcctctgtcctccccttctctgcctacttactatcttttctagcatcaaggtcttttctgatgagtcagctcttcatatcaggtgtccaaagtattggagcttcagtttgagcatcagtccttccaatgaatattcaaggttgatttactttaggatttactggttagatctccttgctgtccaaaggactctcaagagtcttctcaaacaccacagttcataagcatcaattctttagtgctcagcattctttatgttccaactcccacatccatatgtCACTAccggaagaaccatagctttgactatacagacatttgttggcaaagtgatgtctctgctttttaatatactatctaggtttgtcatagctttacttccaaggaccaagcatcttttaattttatggctgcagtcaccgtctgtggtgattttggagcccaagaaaataaagtctctcactgtttccatttttttccccatctatttgccatgaagtgatgggaccagacaccatgatcttagttttttaaatgttgagttttgagccagcttttttactctcctctttcactctcattgagaggctctttagttcttctttactttctgccataagagtggtatcatctgcatatctgaggttactgatatttctccctgcaatcttgattccagcttgtgcttcatccagccaggcatttcatatgatgtactctgcataaaagttaaataagcagggtgacaatatacagccttgtatactcctttcccaatttggaaccgatctgttgttccatgtgcggttcaactgttgcttcttgacctgcatacaggttcctcaggaggcaggtaatgtggtctggtatcctcatctctttcagaattttcctcagtttgttgtgatccacacagtcaaaggctttagagtacaaaatgaagcagaagtagatgtttttctggaattctcttgcttttcctatgatccagcagatgttgtcaatttgatctctggttccactgccttttctaaatccagcttgtacatctggaagttttggttcacatactgttgaagcctagcttggagaattttgaacatgaccttgctagcatgtgaaatgaatgcaattatgcagtagtttgagcattctttggcattgcccttcttcgggattagaatgaaaactgactttttcagtcctgtggccaccgctgagttttccaaaatttgctggcatattgagtgcagcactttaacagcatcatcttttaggatttgaaatagctcagctggaattccatcaccttcagtagctttgtttgtagtgatgttttctaagccccactttacttcacactccaggatgtttgtttcctgatgagtgatcacaccagcaTGGTTgtctgggttattaagatcttttttgtttagttcttttgtgtattcttcccacctcttcttaatatcttctgcttcctttaggtccatactgtttctgtcctttattgtacccatctttgcatgaaatgttcccttgatatttctaattttctttaagagatctctagtctttcccattctattattttcctctatttctttcctttgttcacttaggaaggctctCGAATCTCATCCTGGTATAGAGAGGGATATAACCTTATAAATGGAGATTtcccttataaatgtaaatatctcTCGTAAAAGGTAACTCCTAGTTGGTTTTCAGAACTTCATCTTTGTCTACCATTTCTTAAAACTAATCAGCTTAAAACAACCTTTATGACAAAAAGGCATATTTTACTGTGGCACTGTCTGTCCACTTCATTGTGAGCAAGGTATGCCTGGGTGAAATGTGACTCCCCTCATTCCTCTTGCTACTAGCAGGCTTATTTATCTCAAGGAGATATAAAGCTGATGCTAGTTTATACTTGTAGGATAAGAGagagttgttttattttacatgaaGCTTCTTCGTGCTTTtcttacccactgcagtatcctttcctgggaaagcccatggacagaggctccatagcatcacaaagagtcagacatgacttcatgactaaacaacagcatagtGCTTTTCTTGCAGTAAGAGAGAGACTGTTTTATAATAAGATgtattatttaaaacagaaatgtggGAAACAGTTTATGAATGCAAGATCAGAAAGTCCATCGAGGACTTTGAACATATGCCTACCTGCTTTTCTTTATTGCTGCAGACATTTTAAAAGCTTAATGGAATTAATTTGAACTCTCATGTATTTTTGCCTAATTGTCAAGGtttctacctttttttaaaaaaagccctcTGTTTCAGTTTGAGTCCAGAataaatgtttaaacattttgaaGCCAAATTAGAAATTAATCTTTTCACAGAAAAACAGCTCTAtagaatttaatgtttttttttttttttttcttattctgtagTGCCTTTTCTTGAAAGTCAGACTGCGAGTTCATCTGCTCAGTAAGGGTCTCAGTAGGGGTGGAGGGTCCAGGGATTGCAGAGAAAGAAACATTGTAGTGGGATAACTAGTTCTGACACATCTCCAAGGGGGTGGCCTTTACTGCCCCCAGAGGAAGAGCTGTTTCTGCCTTCTACTGCtaatgtgtgggcttccctgatagctcagttggtagagaatccacctgcaatgcaggataccctggttcaattcctgggttgggaagatcccctggagaagagatagcctacccattctagtattctttggcttcccttgtggctcagctggtaaagattctgcctgcaatgcaggagacctgggttcgatccctgggggagaaggtccccttgagaagggaaaggctacccactccagtattctgccctggaaattccatggactgtatagtctctggggtcgcaaataATTGGACAGGGACAGGGCTGAGTgaccttcattttcacttcatggctaatGTGCAGTGCTTGTTTTTGGCTAGAAGATGTCACTTATACTCTGCGTCTCTGACAAAGCAAAAGTGGAATCCTGTCTGTATACTGACCTGTATACTGACTGTATGTTCAGTTTCTCCAAGTGCTGGTCTGGAAATAGTATTGAAATCACCAAGAGAttgtctaatctttttttttttttaatttatttatttattttaattggaggctaattactttataatattgtggtggttttggccatacattgacatgaatcagccatgggtgcacatatGTCCCCCATCGTGAacccccctgcctcctccctccccatcccatctctcttggtcatcccagtgcatcagccctgagcagCTGTCTCATGCAttaaacttggactggtgatttatttcatatatgataatattcaTGTTTCGatactattttctcaaatcatctcaccctcgccttctcccacagagtccaaaagtctgttctttacatctgtgtctcttttgctgtctcacatattgggtcatcgttaccatctttctaaattcaatatatatgcattaatatactgtattggcatttttctttctgacttacttcactctgtataataggctccagtttcatccacctcattagaactgattgaaatgccttctttttaaaagctgagtaatattccattgtgtatatgtaccacaactttcttatccattcatctgccgatggacatctaggttgcttccatgttctagttatCTTTTGCCTTTCTTCTGACTTTGAAATTATTGCTACATGTGTGACCCTTAATCACAACCTATTTCTAAACAATCACAGAAGGCTTCACTTTTAAGTTGCTTATATAAGGACCCAGAAAATCTGAGAGATTGGGGTAGATGTttactttgtttctattttctttaaatatatatatttttctaatttgaataaaaagaacataaatcTATGAGGATATAGAACTTCCAGTTAATATGAAGGGTgtaaccattctttttttttgcctatgaTAGTATTTCTGGGTATTGTTTAGCTTCATCTtgacacttgtttttctctgcagagagaaaaataaattgattttactttattttgtggAGATGGGAGAAAGGGCTTTGGTTTCCTTCCAGTAAGCTGAAAGTATTTATCTGATttatctcttctccttccttaaTCTTGAACTCTTTCAAATATTACTAGCTACATAGCAAGTTGcacatttagttgtttttttcattgatttgaaAACTTAACCCTTCACTGAAACATGGGTTTGGTGCTCTTGTGTCTACAGTGTTTGTTATCAGGAGAATGTCTTACTTCAGCAGTCTCTGCTGCTGCCTGCAAGTTCACCCCATGTCCTGCCACCTTGCTGACACAGGCCTTCTCAGGATATCAAAAATCCTTTGGAAACTGTGTTCACTTTCCCTGCAAAGGTTTTCCCCTAGTTTTTTCCTCTTCCTAAAGCTGTAAAGTTAAATTTTCCTTGTATATAAAGCTAATTTATAAATTGAGCTCTTGGTCAACACGCTAGGACACTGACATTTGTGAGTGTAAGGAAAGACCTTAGGGATTTGTGCTAGACTGTTGCTTTGTGTAGAGGGACTTCTGATAGGTTATTTAAAATCATGGCTCAAAATCATCCCATTGTACCAAGAAATAGAAGGTAGGTCAAATAAGCATCTCCCCAGCCATGATCAGATTTAGATAAGTGTGTTAGTTTTAGGAAATTCTAAGATAAAACACTAGGAATGATTTCTGCCCCTAAACTTTTATTtgatgcatgtgcatgctcagtcacatccaactctttgtgaccccatggactgaagccttccaggctcctctgtccacagaatcctccagacaagaatactggagtgggttgccagttcctttaccaggggatcttcccaacttgaaGATCAAACCTACAACTCCTCcagctcctgaattggcaggcagattctttaccactgagccacctgggaagcccaaacttttCTTTGACAGTCTTCAAAATAAAAGTATAGGATGAAGTTAAAATGATcttcaaaaataattaatggatatCTGAGCAGGGGGAAACAGctcatatttattgaatacttacagGCTAGGCATCATTCTAAGTGTTTTTCACACACAaactcatttactcctcacaGCAGCTCTGTGAGGAAGGTACCGTCATCCCATATGTCACAGTAAGTAGAGGTGGTGGATCATCTGTCCAAGGTCAGCAGCGTGTCCTGGGTTTTTCTGGACCCTCACCCTGCCCTTGACTGTGGTGCATGACCAGAACAGGCCACTGGGTCTTTGTAGAAACTTACTCCTTGAGTTTTAAGAAAGTCCAGATTCTTCTCTATTTGTGTTATGGGCATCATTTACTTTTGGCAGTGTTGTTATTTGTGTTTGATTTCCATCCTCTAACTTCCTTCTTGCTGAATAACTGGGGTTGCATGCCCTTGTGGTGCCCCTGCTGTGGTGGTGGCCGGGGCGCTTGGACCCCGGCTGTGCCCCGACCTGTGCACATCTCCCCACAGGCAGCACGGcactcctcctcctgctctgcctGCAGCACTCCTTCCCTGAGCCCAGCACGTGGTACCTGGACCTCATTTTGGCCACCCTGGCCCTGGAGCTGATCTGTTCCCTGACATGCCTGCTTGTGTACACAGGTGAGCATGACAAGGAGCCTGTTAATACTGAGAAAGGTCTTTAACTGCAGGTCGCATCCCCACCTGAAGCTCAGCCCGTTTACCTTTCTGGCAGGAAAGCTTTTCTACGTGGCTGAGACCCTATTGAGTACCCATGTCTCTCATTGCTGACCACATCCAAACTCCTCTGATTTCAAACCACTAGGTACATACCAGTGAGTCATATTTCTAAATTTGTGTCATCAACAAATTCTTATTAAATAGAATGAaggcttttcattaaaaaaaaaatgataaaaaaaaatccataaattcTGCATCCTCAAAGGCAACTGAGGTGTAAGTCTggctttaaattagaaaataacaaaatgtagGACTTGTCTGGTGGTCATGTTGGTCAAGACTCTGTAACTCCCACTGCAgaggcatgggttctatccctcatccagaaattaagatcccacgtgctggtGGGGTGAAAATcgtaataaaaaatgaaagtaaataagTTAGTACATGAAAACTGCATTTAAACCAAACTTGTTTTTGATAAACCATTTAAAAACCTACTTCTTTCTAAATTTAGAATTGTCTGAGGATTGCTCTGTATAGCTGTCTCTCAAAAGTCTGAGTGGTAAAATTAAATAAGCTTCAAGTATGTTAACATGGAAAATAGGTGGAAGGAttcttgaagagaaaaaaaatccaaagctgGAAGAAATCAAGATTTCATGCCTGTTGCAATATTGACATGCACCAAAATCTGTAATACAGCTAATTTGGTAGTGTTGATCAACAGTTGTTTTGTGACAATAAAATACCCCTATCTGTCCCATTTGAAAGAGATAATTTCTTCAGTTATGAAGGAAAAGTCACATCGACCAAAACTTGTGTTCCATTTTACTATTTTGTGCCTCTGATTGAGACTTCTAGGGCAAATATTGCTTTTGTTATGATACATTGAAGTGTATCACAAAATATTTAAGGTTAATCTCCTAATACATGCATTTTTCCTCCCtatattaaaaagatttaaaagatacCTAGTTTTGGTAATGTGGGTAGTAACTCTTAATGACGTGATTCTTTGATACACTAATTCTAACCTAAAGTGGACTGACTTGTCTGTAGTAAAGTAGTTAATCTCTAGAAATACAGATGGACTTTTTCATTGAGCACTGGACTGCCTCTGTAGAAAAAAATTAGGAACGTGAAACTTACAAGCTTTGTGATTTGATTAGCTcaccatttgtttaaaaacaatCCAAGCTTCAAAAAATGCTACTCCGTTACCAGTCTTCTAGCAGCCCTGATGTTCTGGCTTCAGCTCAGGAGGAAAGGAGTATAAGGGCAGCAGGCCCATGTCCCATGTCCTGCAGTTTAGTGAGAGCTCTCCTGGGCTTATTGTAGCAGAAAGAAAGAGTGGAAGATTTCTTGTTCTATGTAGATTGCACTCATGGTGTCGCCTGGCCTGCGATCTGTAAAATGCTGACTGCATGcagcttattttaaaaaccacaaacagcagaaactatcacaacattgtaaatcaactgtacttcaatttaaaaagtggaacatcttcagaaaaaaaaaaccctgcaaagATGAGTCTGATTGTTGGACATTTTTATATTGTCGAGCTAAGTGTTTTATTTCTGcctcttaacttttattttaatacCCTGTTAAGTGTTATTTCTGTTCCCAAATTCAAGAAACTTAAACTTGTTCCAAGTTTCTTCATTTATCTAGGAGTTATTATGTGGAAGACAACATTATAAGGAAATGCCATATGAACATAACTCCGATTCAGAAGCAAACCTCCTGGGACAGTCAGGTCTCATCCTTCATCTCCAGAGTGGCACTGGACATGGTGGTTTGCTCCCTCCTCGAGATGTATTCTTTACTTCCCCTGGGACCCTGGCTT harbors:
- the TMEM192 gene encoding transmembrane protein 192 isoform X1; translated protein: MEDGSLDLIQSIEDDPLLDTQHLPHHSLHAHFRPRFHPLPTVIIANLLLLIHLVFVILAFLTGVLCSYPNPMEDKCPGNYTNPLKVQTVIILGKVILWILYFLLERYIQYHHCKVRNRGYNKIYRSTRHLKRLPLMIHSTGSTALLLLLCLQHSFPEPSTWYLDLILATLALELICSLTCLLVYTVKIQKFNKAKPQPDVLEEEKIYAYSNNITSETGFRPLSSLEELVEKQGDIIVYLKRHNALLSQRLLAFSSSDLGSQPSGI